In Desulfobulbaceae bacterium, the following are encoded in one genomic region:
- a CDS encoding bacteriohemerythrin encodes MDKIRWDESYSVNNQEIDDQHKEWIVIFNRMHNVLLSSGPEELKTVGGEILKAMNDYAEYHFKFEEEYLRRINYPELFEHRRLHRDFATQIYQFNREVNKGEIILSTDIIKMIRDWLVHHILQEDKKYGLYAEDNK; translated from the coding sequence ATGGATAAAATTCGATGGGATGAGTCGTACAGTGTAAACAACCAAGAGATCGACGATCAGCATAAAGAGTGGATCGTTATATTTAACAGGATGCATAATGTCCTGCTTTCATCAGGGCCGGAGGAACTTAAAACAGTTGGGGGTGAAATCCTGAAGGCTATGAATGACTACGCAGAGTATCATTTTAAATTTGAAGAAGAGTACCTTCGGCGGATTAATTATCCGGAGTTATTTGAGCATAGGCGTCTGCATAGAGATTTTGCCACCCAGATCTATCAGTTTAATCGAGAGGTCAACAAGGGAGAGATAATCTTGAGTACCGATATCATTAAAATGATCAGGGACTGGCTTGTGCATCATATCCTTCAGGAGGATAAAAAATATGGTCTTTATGCTGAGGATAATAAGTAA
- the mtgA gene encoding monofunctional biosynthetic peptidoglycan transglycosylase, whose protein sequence is MPRPYRRIIPSPWLRPWRIITIIFILIVIYQLWIFAHIWWWKTANPSASAFMRDRLSAMQTISPNAKLHHQWAPYAKISKHLRRAIIASEDAKFVDHEGFDWEGIQYAYEKNIKNGKIVAGGSTISQQLAKNLFLSTRRTPWRKLEEAAITLMLEATLDKRRIFEIYLNVIEWGNGVFGAEAAAQHYFHTSASNLSVSQAARLAAMIPNPRYYDKHRKAKGLLRKSEIILRRMNSAEVP, encoded by the coding sequence ATGCCCAGACCGTATCGACGCATCATCCCTTCCCCGTGGCTCAGGCCATGGCGAATCATCACAATCATCTTCATCCTGATCGTGATCTACCAGTTGTGGATCTTTGCCCACATCTGGTGGTGGAAAACCGCCAACCCCAGCGCCAGCGCCTTCATGCGAGACCGCCTGAGCGCCATGCAGACCATCAGCCCCAACGCCAAATTACATCACCAGTGGGCGCCCTACGCGAAAATCTCCAAACACCTGCGACGGGCGATCATTGCCTCCGAAGATGCAAAATTCGTCGACCATGAAGGGTTTGATTGGGAAGGTATCCAGTATGCCTATGAGAAAAATATCAAGAACGGGAAGATTGTCGCTGGCGGATCTACCATCAGTCAGCAATTGGCGAAGAACCTCTTTCTCTCCACCCGGCGGACCCCCTGGCGAAAGCTGGAGGAAGCGGCGATTACCCTGATGCTGGAGGCAACGCTGGACAAACGCCGTATTTTTGAGATTTACCTGAACGTGATTGAATGGGGTAACGGCGTATTCGGAGCCGAAGCTGCGGCACAACACTACTTCCACACCAGCGCTTCAAACCTCTCGGTCTCCCAGGCCGCCCGCCTGGCGGCAATGATCCCCAACCCCCGCTACTACGACAAACACCGAAAAGCCAAGGGGCTCCTCCGCAAGAGTGAAATCATCCTACGCCGGATGAATAGCGCGGAGGTCCCGTGA
- a CDS encoding radical SAM protein: MKVLLIDVPFGLIEIGGEKKRFAGVENAIPSLGLAYLAAVAEQSGHKVRILDCTIGGNWQTIKTTGREFRPDVIGITAKTPSFANAVKTAEILRAIVPNALFTVGGSHPTAMPEHTMAAKTFDYLVIGEGEETFVELLNFASGHGGTPETIPGLAFLKDGKPFFSPPRQPISNLDRLPFPARHLLPPLSAYSPTAASYRQLPLAHVMTSRGCPSRCNFCDRAIFGDQYRARSADNVLTEVEEVIHRYGAREIRFFDDTFTINSKRLAALCDGFKKIRPRLPWTCLTKAEAVNLEMLKMMHDAGCWQVLYGLESGDDQVLETLGKKNTVAMNRQAVDWARQTGLRVRADFLVGSPAETRESLQRTLDFAKELDIDFAHFNKFVPFPGTTFYRMLIDQSYQFDFSKSSSTLDHEAMVFVPPAIPEAEYKAFLDRAYKEFYLRPGYLIKRALAMRTWTEFMGNVKGSFSIGSM; the protein is encoded by the coding sequence ATGAAAGTTCTACTGATTGATGTGCCCTTCGGGCTGATAGAGATCGGGGGCGAAAAAAAACGATTCGCCGGAGTGGAGAACGCCATTCCCTCTCTCGGGCTAGCGTATCTTGCTGCGGTTGCGGAACAGTCCGGACATAAGGTGCGAATCTTAGACTGCACCATCGGCGGCAACTGGCAGACCATCAAGACCACAGGCCGAGAATTCCGGCCCGATGTCATCGGCATAACCGCCAAGACCCCATCGTTTGCCAACGCAGTCAAGACGGCGGAGATCCTCCGCGCCATCGTCCCTAACGCACTCTTTACCGTTGGCGGTTCCCACCCCACAGCCATGCCGGAACATACTATGGCAGCCAAAACCTTTGACTATCTGGTGATCGGCGAAGGGGAAGAAACCTTTGTCGAGCTGCTCAACTTTGCCAGCGGCCACGGCGGCACGCCGGAGACTATTCCCGGTCTTGCCTTTCTCAAGGACGGCAAACCATTCTTCTCACCACCGCGTCAGCCGATCAGCAACCTCGACAGGCTACCCTTCCCAGCCCGCCACCTGCTGCCCCCGCTCTCCGCCTACTCCCCCACTGCCGCGTCATACCGGCAGCTGCCCCTGGCCCACGTGATGACCAGCCGCGGCTGCCCATCTCGATGCAATTTCTGCGACCGAGCGATCTTCGGCGATCAATACCGAGCCCGAAGCGCCGACAATGTCCTGACCGAGGTCGAAGAGGTAATCCATCGATACGGAGCACGTGAGATCCGTTTTTTCGACGACACCTTCACCATTAACAGCAAGCGACTGGCTGCTCTATGCGACGGCTTTAAAAAGATCCGCCCCCGGCTGCCATGGACCTGCCTGACCAAGGCCGAGGCGGTGAACCTTGAGATGCTGAAGATGATGCACGATGCCGGCTGCTGGCAGGTCCTCTACGGCCTTGAATCCGGCGACGACCAGGTCCTTGAGACCCTGGGCAAAAAAAACACCGTGGCCATGAACCGGCAGGCCGTGGACTGGGCTCGACAGACAGGGCTCAGGGTGCGAGCCGATTTCCTGGTCGGCTCACCTGCCGAAACCCGCGAGTCCCTGCAACGGACCCTCGACTTTGCCAAGGAACTCGATATCGACTTTGCCCACTTCAATAAATTCGTGCCCTTTCCCGGAACCACCTTCTACCGAATGCTGATCGATCAAAGCTATCAGTTCGATTTTTCGAAGAGCAGCTCAACTCTGGACCACGAGGCCATGGTCTTCGTGCCACCTGCGATTCCTGAAGCCGAGTACAAGGCCTTTCTCGACCGGGCATACAAAGAGTTCTATCTGCGACCGGGCTACCTCATCAAACGGGCCCTTGCCATGCGAACCTGGACCGAATTTATGGGCAACGTCAAAGGATCTTTTTCCATCGGCTCGATGTAA
- the crcB gene encoding fluoride efflux transporter CrcB → MTSSILAISLGASAGAVSRWLLGVFFNTLFPMIPPGTLTANLIGCYLVGIAVVFFASHPILAPEWRLLVITGFLGGLTTFSTFSAEVISLIQQGRLLWAGGSVALHVTGSLAMTMLGMTTGAAIQRI, encoded by the coding sequence ATGACTTCATCAATTCTAGCCATCAGCCTCGGCGCCTCAGCAGGCGCTGTGTCGCGCTGGCTCCTGGGCGTCTTCTTCAACACTCTCTTCCCTATGATCCCACCCGGCACCCTCACAGCCAACCTTATCGGGTGCTACCTTGTTGGGATTGCCGTGGTCTTCTTCGCCAGCCACCCTATCCTCGCCCCTGAGTGGCGGTTGTTGGTAATCACCGGTTTTCTCGGTGGCCTGACTACTTTTTCTACCTTCTCAGCCGAAGTCATCTCCCTCATCCAACAAGGCAGGCTTCTCTGGGCTGGCGGCTCCGTGGCTTTGCATGTGACAGGCTCTCTGGCCATGACCATGCTCGGCATGACCACCGGCGCCGCCATCCAACGGATATAG
- the yedF gene encoding sulfurtransferase-like selenium metabolism protein YedF, producing the protein MIHEVDCRGHACPEPVMQVKGILEQYAPTSLAVIVDNMAAAENVIRFLEYGNFQIVCERVGKDFRVVGTRDGDAVAPVGRPEPGVSLSAQRKILVMVATDRMGHGDDGLGAGLLINFLKTLKEMGPELWRLVLVNGGVTLAVEGSPALPILQGLAGDGVRILVCGTCLDHFKLLDKKQVGETTNMLDIVTGLQLADSIINV; encoded by the coding sequence ATGATACATGAAGTGGATTGTCGGGGTCATGCTTGTCCCGAGCCGGTGATGCAGGTTAAGGGTATTCTGGAACAATACGCCCCTACTTCTCTTGCGGTTATCGTCGATAATATGGCGGCGGCTGAGAATGTCATCCGTTTTCTTGAATACGGCAATTTTCAAATTGTCTGTGAACGGGTTGGCAAGGATTTTCGGGTCGTTGGCACCAGGGATGGGGATGCGGTTGCTCCTGTTGGTCGCCCTGAGCCAGGGGTGTCACTTTCGGCCCAGCGTAAGATTCTGGTCATGGTGGCAACCGATAGGATGGGACACGGAGACGATGGTCTTGGCGCGGGCCTGCTCATTAATTTTCTGAAGACCTTGAAGGAGATGGGGCCTGAATTGTGGCGCCTGGTTTTGGTCAACGGCGGGGTGACCCTGGCAGTGGAGGGTTCCCCCGCATTGCCGATCCTGCAGGGGTTGGCCGGGGATGGGGTTCGTATCTTGGTTTGCGGTACCTGTCTTGATCACTTTAAGCTGTTGGACAAAAAGCAGGTAGGCGAGACGACGAACATGCTTGATATTGTCACCGGCCTGCAGCTCGCCGACAGTATTATCAACGTTTGA
- a CDS encoding NAD(P)H-hydrate dehydratase, with translation MKLAKAADMRAIDHRAIQEYGIPGVVLMENAGRSVVEFICRWQGPVSGKRAVVVVGPGNNGGDGLVVARYLYQAGCRVMIVSLVDPEVWQGDAAINWRIVQKLSVPVVKVLSSESVSVCETEFACADFLVDAIFGTGLARTVSGHFARAIDLINQANRSVISVDIPSGLNSDTGCPLGSCVRAGLTVTFGLAKPGQVIHPGIGYVGRLEVADIGIPDAIIDEFGLVTEFLVPGYAIGLLSVRQPTSHKGTFGHLLLLAGSQGKTGAAMLAVLGALRSGVGLASLAIPRLLNPVFEVSLMEAMTIPLASDYFLGVLDSAAIALALKDKDALVLGPGLGSAPETVDLICRLYREVSLPMVVDADALTALGMALPVRSGAPERVLTPHPGEMARLTGLSVMEIQGDRIQVAADYAQSKGAVVVLKGAATVIAGPDGRVAINSSGNPGMAAGGMGDVLAGVIGSLLSQGLTAWDAACLGVLVHGMAADRLVRTRSYGGFLASEVAAELPAVFQEIFEGG, from the coding sequence ATGAAACTGGCGAAAGCGGCGGACATGCGGGCAATTGATCATCGAGCTATTCAGGAGTACGGCATTCCTGGTGTGGTATTGATGGAAAATGCCGGTCGGTCGGTGGTGGAGTTCATCTGCCGCTGGCAGGGGCCGGTGTCTGGCAAACGGGCTGTTGTCGTTGTGGGGCCGGGGAATAACGGTGGTGACGGCTTGGTTGTTGCCCGATATCTCTATCAGGCTGGATGTCGGGTCATGATTGTTAGTTTGGTGGATCCCGAGGTATGGCAGGGTGATGCGGCTATCAATTGGCGGATTGTTCAGAAGCTCTCGGTGCCGGTTGTCAAAGTTCTGTCGTCTGAGTCGGTATCAGTTTGCGAGACGGAGTTTGCCTGCGCCGATTTTCTGGTGGATGCAATTTTCGGGACCGGGCTTGCCCGGACTGTTTCAGGACATTTCGCCCGAGCTATTGATCTGATCAATCAGGCCAATCGATCTGTTATCAGCGTAGATATCCCGTCAGGGTTGAATAGCGATACTGGCTGTCCGTTGGGGAGCTGTGTGCGTGCAGGACTCACCGTGACTTTTGGTCTTGCTAAGCCTGGTCAGGTTATTCATCCTGGGATTGGGTATGTCGGGCGTCTGGAGGTTGCCGACATTGGCATTCCGGACGCGATCATTGATGAGTTTGGCCTGGTAACCGAATTTCTTGTTCCAGGGTATGCTATCGGACTTTTGTCAGTTCGTCAGCCTACCAGTCACAAGGGAACTTTTGGGCATCTGCTTCTTCTTGCGGGGTCGCAGGGGAAAACCGGCGCTGCCATGCTTGCTGTCCTAGGCGCTCTGCGTAGTGGGGTGGGTCTGGCCAGCCTCGCGATCCCTCGGTTGCTTAATCCGGTGTTTGAGGTGAGTCTGATGGAGGCCATGACCATCCCCCTTGCCTCAGATTATTTCCTGGGGGTATTGGACTCGGCGGCAATCGCTTTGGCCTTGAAGGACAAGGATGCGCTGGTTCTTGGGCCTGGTCTCGGGTCCGCGCCTGAGACGGTGGATTTGATCTGCCGTCTCTATCGGGAGGTGAGTCTGCCCATGGTGGTGGATGCTGATGCCTTGACTGCCCTGGGAATGGCGCTCCCTGTCCGTTCCGGTGCGCCAGAACGGGTATTGACCCCGCACCCTGGAGAAATGGCCAGATTGACCGGCCTTAGCGTTATGGAGATTCAAGGGGACAGAATTCAGGTAGCGGCTGACTACGCCCAGAGCAAGGGGGCTGTGGTGGTGCTTAAAGGCGCTGCGACGGTCATCGCTGGTCCTGATGGCCGGGTCGCGATTAATTCGAGTGGTAATCCGGGGATGGCGGCAGGCGGGATGGGGGATGTGCTGGCTGGTGTGATTGGCTCCTTGCTGTCACAAGGGTTAACTGCCTGGGATGCTGCTTGTCTTGGGGTATTAGTCCATGGGATGGCTGCTGACCGGTTGGTTCGGACGAGGAGTTATGGGGGCTTTTTGGCCTCGGAGGTGGCGGCGGAATTACCTGCCGTTTTTCAAGAAATATTCGAGGGCGGGTGA
- a CDS encoding CBS domain-containing protein, with translation MLTAQDIMTRQVITVAQDMPVKELATLFLSKKIGGAPVVDTSGDLVGVVTESDLIDQTKNVHIPTVISILDSVLFLESPGKMDQEIKKIAGSTVGDICARNPVTVDEDTPLSDIATIMSEKKIHTLPVLFRGTLVGVIGKADLIRAISQGL, from the coding sequence ATGTTGACAGCACAGGATATTATGACCCGTCAGGTGATCACCGTGGCTCAGGATATGCCAGTCAAAGAACTGGCCACGCTGTTTTTGAGCAAGAAGATAGGGGGGGCGCCAGTGGTGGATACCTCTGGGGATTTGGTGGGGGTGGTGACGGAAAGCGATCTTATCGATCAGACGAAAAATGTTCATATCCCGACTGTGATCTCTATTCTTGACTCGGTGCTATTTCTGGAGAGCCCTGGCAAGATGGATCAGGAAATCAAGAAGATAGCGGGTAGTACTGTCGGGGACATTTGCGCTCGCAATCCCGTGACGGTGGATGAAGATACTCCGCTCAGCGATATTGCTACCATTATGTCGGAGAAGAAGATCCATACCTTGCCGGTGTTGTTTCGCGGCACTCTGGTTGGGGTAATCGGCAAGGCCGATCTTATCCGCGCCATTAGTCAGGGGCTGTAG